Part of the Streptomyces sp. NBC_01264 genome, GTGACGAACTCCTCGCGGGACACCCGCTGGTCCCCGTCCACGTCCGCGATGCCGGCCATGCCCTGCCAGAAGGCCTCCGCGCCGGCGAACACGGCCTGGCCCCTGTCGGACCGGGCAGCCACGGCGAATTCGGCCAGGACCGCCCTGGCCGCCGTACTGAAGTCCTCCCGGTCGATGTACCCGGACCCGTCCTGGTCGAAGGTGGCGAAGCGGGCGGCGATCTTGCGCTCGTATTCTGCGCTGTCCATATTCGGCGTTCCGCCTTCACATATGCGGTGGGGTGCAGTTCAAGACAGGACAGGAGCGTAAGGCCTACGTGGCCTGCGCGTTAAGCGAAGCGGGCAAGCAGGTGGCCGCATCGAACCAGCGCACGAGGAGCGCGGCGGGGCGCGTACGCGTGTACCCATGTCATGGGGCCGGCATTCGCGTTCACCCCCGCGACGCTCCTAGCACGCGGGGCCCGGTTCCCGGAGGAGGTTCTGGCAAAACGGGCGCACACCCCCGCATGCCCACTACATTCGAGTGGTCGACACACGGCTGCGAAACCGGGAATCCGGCTGGGGGCACGATGCCGAAGGACGCACCACCGCGCTGGGACCGCCGCATGCAACAACGCCTGGCCCGCGGCGAGGCCGCCGCGCTCGGAGAGCTGTACGACCGCTTCGCCTCGCTCGTGCACAGCCTCGCCCACCGGGTCCTGGGCGACGAGAAGGCCGCCGACCGGGTCACCCGCGAGGTCTTCGGCTACATCTGGGAGAACCCGGACGCCTACGACCCCAAACAGGGCTCCATGCGCTCCTGGGTCGCCCGCATCACCCAGGGGCAGGCCGTGGCCCGCCTGCGCCAGGCCGAACTGGGCAACGGCTCCCGCGAGGAACTGGAACAGAAAGTGCGCAGCGCCAACGCGGCGGCCCGGGCCGACTTCATCGTCACCTCCATGCCCGCACCCCTGCGGGCCGCGCTCGAACTCGCCTACTTCAAGCGCCGCGACTACCGCCAGGCCGCCGCCGACCTGCAGATCAGCGAGGACGAGGCCCGGCGCCGGCTGCGCCTGGGCCTGCAGCTCCTGTCCACGGCCAACGCCGTCCCGCGCGAGGACACCGTCCCGCCGGGATACGGTCCCTCCGGATATGGAACCGCCCGATGACGATGCCGCCGAGCCCCTTCGGTGAAGAAGACGGCGAAGAGTACGAACGGCCCCCGAACCCCGGCGGCCCGGCGCGCATACCAGGCCCGCGTGGGGCGGCCGACGACCTCGAGGACCTCGACGACCTCGACGACGCCGAGTACGCGAAGTTCACGGAGTACCCGGTCATCACCGACTTCCCGGTCGTACCGGCACCCGCGGAGCCCGACCCCGAGCCCGTCCCTGCCGCGCCGCCGCCCAGCCACGCCGTACTGAAGTCCCTGCTCGGCGCCTGGGCCCTGGCGGCCTGCTCCGCGGAGGAGACCCAGGCCGTCGAGGACCACCTCACGGAATGCGCGCCCTGCGCCGAGGAGGCGCTGCGGCTGCGCGACGCCGTGGCGCTGCTGCACCCGGAGGAGAGCCTCGACCTCAAGCCGCTGCTGCGCTCGCGCGTGCTGGAGGACTGCCTCGGCAAGCGCCCCGCCCGCATCCCAGTCCCGGTGTGGGCCAGCCCGTACGACACCGAGACGGCCCGGCTCGACTCGCTGCTGCGGGACTTCGGGGACTCGGAGTGGCACACGCCGGTCCGGCTGAAGTGGTTCGAGGAGGAACGCCGCCAGACCCGCCGGACCACGGTGGCCGGGGTCATCGGGCACCTGCTGGCGGTGGACGGCCTCGTGGCGTCCGCGCTGGGTCTGGACGACCCCCTGGGCCCCGCCGGATCCGCGGGCACCCCGGCCGAGCGCACGGAACGGTTCTGGGAGGACTCCCCGTACCCGACCACCCGCCGCGTCCGCGAGCCGTGGCGGGAGCAGGGCCACACCCTGGTCCGTACGGTCTCCTTCGCGGGCCGCGGCGTGGCCGAACTGGACGTGGACTACGGCGCCTTCGCGCTGCCCCTCGGGGACGCGTTCCTGGAGCGGGCCTTCGAGTGCTGGGTCCACGCCGTGGACATCGCGGAGGCGGTGGACTATCCGTACGGGCCGCCGGCCGCGCCCCACCTGAACCGGATGATCGACCTGGCGGCCCGGCTGCTGCCGGCGGCCCTGGCCGGGCGGCGGCGGGCGGGACTGGCGGCGCCGCCGCGCGGGCTGGTCGCGGCGGGGGCGCCGGGCCGGACCCTGCACCTGGAGATCGAGGGTGCGGGAGGCGGCGGCTGGGACATCGCGCTGGACTCCCCCGCAGCCAAGCCCTCACCGGACCACACGGTGGCCCGGATCGCCCTGGACGGCACCGAATTCTGCCAGCTCGCCGCGGGCCACATCTCCCCGGAGGATGCCGCGGTCGGCCAGAACGGCGACCGCGAGGCCATCCGCGACGTCCTCTTCGCGGCGGCGTCCCTGAGCCGGATGTAGAGCCGGTCGGATGCGGGGCGGGCCGGATGCGGGGGCCGGGTCCGTGCGGCCGGGCCCGGCCGGCGGTTACGTGAAGACGACCGTCCGGGTCCCGTTCAGCAGGACCCGGTGCTCGCTGTGCCACTTCACGGCCCGCGCCAGCGCCTGGCACTCCACGTCCCGCCCGATCGCCACGAGCTGGTCCGGGGTGACCTCGTGCCCCACCCGCTCGACCTCCTGCTCGATGATCGGGCCCTCGTCCAGGTCCGCCGTCACGTAGTGAGCGGTCGCACCGATGAGCTTCACGCCCCGGGCGTGCGCCTGGTGGTAGGGCTTCGCGCCCTTGAAGCTCGGCAGGAACGAGTGGTGGATGTTGATGATCCGCCCGCTCAGCTCCTTGCACAGGGTGTCCGACAGCACCTGCATGTACCGGGCGAGGACCACGAGGTCGACCTCCTCGGCACGCACCAGCTCCAGCAGCCGCGCCTCCGCCGCCGCCTTCGTGTCCTTCGTCACCGGGATGTGCACGAACGGGACCCCGTACGAGCCGACCAGTTCCTCGAAGTCGGTGTGGTTCGAGACGACGGCCGCGATCTCCACCGGCAGCGCACCGATCCGGTGCCGGAAGAGCAGGTCGTTGAGGCAGTGCCCGAACTTCGACACCATCAGCACGATCCGCATGCGCTCGTCGGAGCGGTGGATCTGCCAGTCCATCCGGAAGGTGTCGCCGATCGCGGCGAAGCTGGCCCGCAGCTTCTCCACGGTCACCGGGGCGTCGGCCGCGAAGTGGACCCGCATGAAGAACAGGCCGGTGTCGCGGTCGCCGAACTGCTGGCTGTCCTCGATGTTGCACCCGGTCATGAACAGATAGCTGGACACGGCGTGCACGATGCCCTGCTTGTCGGGGCACGAAAGGGTCAGTACGTACTGCTGCGGGGCCTGGGGCTGCGGGTCGTCGCTCATGACCCGACAGCCTTCCACATCACACCGCGCGCGTGAGGATCCTCAGGACGTCGAGTGACCGCGGACGCGCGTCCGCGTCGTCCCCGTCCGCCGTCGACAGCCGTACGTGGGCTTCGCGCGCGGCCCGTACCGCCTCCGGCCAGGCATGGTGCTCCAGGTATCCGGAGACCGGGGCGTCGGGGCCTATCTGGTGCATGATCCGCAGCACGCGCAGCACGGCGAGGTCCACGAGGGCCGCCTCCTGCGAGTCGCGGAAGATCGTGCCGACGTACTTCTCCGCGGACCAGCTGTCGAGCCAGGTGTCCTCGACGAGCCGGTACACGGCGTCGGTGACGTCCCCGTACCCTTCGGCGCCGGCCAGCCAGGTGTCCTCCTGGAACGCGGGGTCGGAAAGCATGTGCAGCGCCGAGCGCACGTTGCTGCGCCAGCGCCACCACGGCATGTCATTGAGGGGCATGCCGCCCATGGTGGAGGAGCGGCCGCCGTGGGCGGAAGAGTTCTTCGAACCTTGGGCGAATGTCACGCTTTCGATCGTACGTTCCCGTGCGGCGTGATCTTCAGGCGCCCGGACCCGGGGGCCCGGACCCACCCGGCGCTCACTCACCGTGTGCGCGCCACCCGTAATTCACCTGGATGTCACTGGATGTTGTGTACACCTCACACTTCAGTTACCCGGGGGGCGGAATGGTGCATGCACATGACCACCCGGCGATCCGCAGCGGCACTCTCCCGAACCCTTCTGGCCCGGACCACGGCCATGGCGATGGGCGCGTGTCTCGTCGCCGGCTGCGGGGCGCTCCCCGGGGGCTCGGGGGGCTCCGGGGACGCCGACACCCTCACGGTCATGACCTTCGCTCCGGAGGAGTCCAAGGCGACCAACATGCCCGGCATGCCGGGCATGGCCAAGGCCTACGAGCGCTGGGTCAACGCCAAGGGTGGCATCAACGGCCGCAAGCTCCGCGTCCTGACCTGCGACGAGCGCAACACGCCCACCGGCGCCGCCGACTGCGCCCGCAAGGCGGTCGCCGAGAAGGCCGTCGCCGTCATCGGCTCCTACAGCCAGCACGGACGCGCCTTCCTGGCCCCGCTGGAAGTCGCGGGCATCCCCTTCATCGGCGGGTACGGGGTCTCCCCCGAGGAGTTCCAGTCCCCGCTCTCCTACCCGGTCAACGGCGGCCAGCCCGTCCTGGTGGCCGGCGCCGGCCACCAGCTGGGGCGCACCTGCGCCAAGGTCGCCCTGGTCCGCCCCGACACCCTCGCCGGCGATTCCCTGCCGGGCCAGCTCAACTCCGGCCTCAAGGCCAACCAGATGGACGGGGCCAGCGACATCCGGGCCGCCGAGGACTCCGCGGACCTCTCCGCCCAGGCCGGCGAGGCACTGGTCGACTCCACCCCGAAGGGCGGCGGGAAGGGCACGAAGGACGGCAAGGAGAAGGGCTGCGTGGCCGCCGTGCTCGGCGCCCGCACCGAGACCTTCTTCGACGCCTTCCGCCGCCTCGACTCCCAGGACCGCAAGCCTCAGATCTCCTCGGTGCTCGGCTCGGTCAGCCAGGCCCTGGTCGACCGCACCGGCGGCAAGGAGAGCCCCTTCGAGGGCGCGTACGTCACGAGCTGGTACCCGGTCTCCACCGACCCCCTCTGGGCGCAGATGCGTAACGTGATCTCCGACTACGCCTTCGGCGACAACGCCGTGGACCCCGACGACAGCGGCGCCCAGACCACCTGGATCGCGTACACGGTGTTCGGCGAGATGGTGAAGCGGTTCAAGGAGGACGAGGAGATCACCGGGCGCACCCTCACCCGCAGGCTCAACCAGGCCGATCCCGTCACGACCGGCGGCCTGACCCCCGAACTCAGCTGGCGCTACCAGGACATGCGCGCCGTCTCCGGCTTCCCCCGCATGGTCAACGGCCGGGTCACCTTCCAGGTCGTCCAGCAGGGCCGCCTGGTGGCCCAGCAGGTCGGGGCGGCGGCGTCCATGGACATGACCAAGACCCTGGAACAGGCCCCCCGTTCGAGCTAGGGAGCGCCCCTAGAGCTGGCTCTTGTCCCGCTTGGTGAGGTCGTACTTGCCGGCGATGGAGTTCCACAACCCGGCCGCGGTCTCCTTGGCCCGGGTGGCGTCACCGCTCGACTTGTTCCCGTCCGAGGCGTTGTCGGTGGTCTTGGCCTTGCCGTCCTTGCACTTGTCGCCGTCGCCCTTGATGTCGTCCGCCCAGTCCGCGTAGCTGTTGTCGGCCTCGGCGGAGGACTTCCACGCCTTGGTGAGGGCCGCGGTCAGCTTCCCGTCGTTCGGGAGCTTGTCCACCTTGAGCTCCTGGAGCCGGGTCACCAGCTCCTGGCGCTGCCGGGCCGCGTCGCGCAGGTCGGTGGCCGCCTGATCCAGGTTGCTGCAGCTCTTGATGTCCTCGACGGCCTTGATCACCGCGGCCCGGCTGTCGTTGCTGTCCGCGAGGAGCTTGTCGAGCTGGACCGCCTGCGGCTGCGCGGGGTCCAGCGCGGCCTCTCCGGAGTCCGCGGCGGAGCTGCCGGGGGTCGGGGCGGGTGCCACGGCGGCCGGGTCGTTGTTCTGGGCCTTGCCGTCACTGAGCAGCGCGCCGACCCCGAGCCCGACGACGGCCAGGCCGATGACGACGGCGGCGATGATCGCGGGAGAGACCTTGCGGGGGGCCGGCGGCTCCGCGTAGGGCGGCGGCTGCTGCTGGTACTGCTGCGGCGGCGCGTACTGCTGCTGGGGCGGCTGCTGCTGGTACTGCTGCGCGTACTGCTGTTGCTGCGGGTGGGGGCGCTGCTGCGGCGGCTGCCGGCGGAGCACCGGCTCCTGGACGGGGGGCAGTTGCGCCGTGTGCTGCAACTCCTCCCCCCGGAACAGCCCGTCGAACCCGGCTGCGGGATCGGCCGGCCCGGCCGGCACCGGCGGGATGAACTGCGTCGCGGCCTCGTCGTGGGAGGGGCCCGCGGGGACCGGCGGTATGTACTGGGTGGCCGCCTCGCCGTGCGGCGGACCCGCGGGGACCGGCGCGATGAACTGCGTCGCCGCCTCCTCGTGCGCGGGGGCGGCGGGCACCGGCGGAATGTACTGGGTGGCCGCCTCCGGCAGCGGCGGGTAACCGTAGCCGTGCGGGTCGCCGGGGCCCTCGTAGCCGGGGCCGACCACGTGACCCTGCGGGTAGCCGTAGGCGGGGCCCTCAGGTGCGGGGTATCCGTAGGCGTGCTGACCGTAGGCGGGCCCGCCGTCGGAGGGCTGCCCGTAGGACGGCTGGCCGGGCAGGTACTCCGGCTCCCCGCCGGGCTGCGCGGGCGGCTGCGTCGGCGGCTGCGCGGGTACGTACGGGCCCCACGGCTCGCCTCCCTGCGGGCTGCCGCCCTGTCCGCTCTCCGTCACCGGAACTCCCTTTCCGACCTGTCCGCGTCTACGGAACCGTCGGCTCACGCTACCGGTCCCCGCCGAGTTTGCCAGTGTCGGCCTCGTCGACAGGGGCCGGGCATCCGGTACCGGCGGGAATTCGACGCGGCCCGTACAACCCCCGGGGCGGGTCGGCCGTCAAACCCCGCGGAAGATCACATGGACACACGGGGGACAACCGGTGAACAGCTTCAAGAGGACCATGACGGCCGTCGGTACGGCGGTCGTGCTGACGGCCGTGGGGGCGCTGGCCGCTCCCGCGGCGCATGCCGCGCCCGGCGCCGCGCCGGTGAGCGCTGCGGCGGACGCGGAGGCGAAGGCGGCCAAGGCCGCTTCGGGGGTCTACGCCAGCATCTTCCAGCGTGCGCACAACGAGTTCGCCGTCTACCTCGACGACGTCTGGCTCCCGAAGCGGGTCGAGGTGCGCCGGGCCGGCACCGACAAGGTCGTCGCCGTCGTCGACGACCTCACGTACCACCAGGAGGATTCCGGTGAGTCGGGTGTGGAGGGCCGCGACTGGTACGAGGGCGACAAGCCGCTCGTCCTCGACGACATGGCCGACTACGAACTGGACGTGTACTCCGGGGCCAACGGCGACGTGATCACCCGCAGCGCGGGTCGGTCCACCTACGCCCTCGACGCCAGGATCGAGGCGAAGTCCAGCCAGCAGGAGTTCTCGCTGGACGACCTCGACACCCAGGTCACCGGTACGGTCACCGCGGTCCACCCGCGCACCGGTGAGCGGCTGCCGCTGGCGGGCGCGCGGGTCCGGGCCGCGCTCGGAGAGGGCTCGGCCGACGTGGTGTCCGACGCGCAGGGGAAGTTCGCCACTTCCGTCTCCGCCCTCGGCACCGAGAGCCAGGCCTCCATGTACGTCAACGTGGCCCTGGCGAGCGGGGACACCGAGACGCGCGTATCGACCCCGGCGAAGATCCGGGCGCAGAAGGCCGCCCTGACCCTGTCCACGACGGGTCCCTTCACCGCGCGGTACGGGACCAAGGTGACGCTGCGCGGCACGCTCACCCGCACCGCCGACAACGGCACCGTGAAGCCCGCCGCCGGACGGCGCGTGCTCCTGTCGGGGATCCAGAACATGGAGGCCTTCGCCGGCGCCGACGGCAGCTACACCGCCTTGGCCCCGGTCTACCGTCCCGGTTCCCTGAACGTGGCCGTCGGCGACAGCTGGCTGGTCGGGGACCGTACACGGACCGCGACCGTCACGAAGATCACCCACATGACCAAGGTCACCGAGGAGAAGATCGCCTCCAGCGACAAGTACGGCAAGCTCACCATCAGCGGCAAGGTCACGGTCGACGGCTACACCACCCAGCAGGCGTCGATCGAGATCCAGTACTCGGACCGGGGGCGCTGGGTCACCCGGCAGTCCTTCGTGGTGCCCTACAACAAGACCTTCTCCGTGACGGTCAGCACACCGAGCACCCGGCAGGTCAGCGGGTGGCGGGTGTACACGCCGGGCACCACCAACATCGCCCCCAGCACGGGCACCCAGGTGCTCCGCACGACGCGCACCGAGACCCGGATCACCGACGCCCGCTTCGGGCCCCGCACCGTGGCCAAGGGCAAGCAGCTGTTCGTCCTCGGAGTGCTGAACAACTACAGCCCCGAGGGGGGCTACACCATCTACCCCGGCCAGAAGGTCCGCTTCTACTTCCGGCCCGACGGTTCCACGGAGTGGAAGGAGATGGGCACCGCCGTGACCCGGGCCGACGGATCCGTGGGCAAGAAGTTCACCGCGGAGACCAGCGGCTACTGGCGCATCCGGTTCGTCGACGCCGATGCCAGCCACCTCGCCTCGACGGGCATGGAAGGCCGCATCCGCGTCACCGGCTGAACCGGCTGACCTCGCCGGCCCCGCCGCCCGGCCCCCGGGCGGCGGGTCAGCCGACGGGCTCCAGGCGTGCGGTGAACTCCCGGGCAGCCGGTTCCTCCCGGTACGGGTCCAGGCGGGTGCGGAAGTCCTCCAGGTACACCGTCCCGCGGTGGGACCGGATGCCCGACAGGAGCTCCGCCGCCTGGGTGGCCGTCTGGCAGGCGGCCTCCACCTCGCGCTGCTGCACCCGCGCCGCCGCCAGCAGGAGCAGGCCGATCGCCCGGCGCCGCGCCTTGCCCGCCGGGAGGTCCCGCAGGGACTCCTCCGCGCGGCTCGCCGCCGCGTCGGCCTGGCCCAGGTCCCGGTGGCAGTGCGCCAGTTCGTCCGCGAGGTAGGCCCGGTCGAAGTGCCGGATCCACTCGGGGTCGTCCCCCGACTCCGGCTCCGCCCGCTCCAGCGCGGTCAGCGCCCGCGAGGACAGCACCGCCGTCGAGCGCGCGTCGCCGAGGAGCGCGTGCCCGCGCGCCTCCGCCGCGTAGAACATCGCCTCCACCCGGGGGGTGACCTGGCCGCGGGTGCCCTCCTGTGCCGCTCTGGCCAGCTGCGCGATCTCCCTCGGGTTGCCCAGTTCGGCGGCGAGGTGACTCATCGAGGCCGCCAGTACGTAGCCCCCGTACGCCCGGTCGCCGGCCGCCTGGGCGAGCCGTAGCGCCTGGATGTAGTAGCGCTGGGCCAGGCCCGGCTGGCCCGTGTCCACCGCCATGTAGCCCGCCAGCTCCGTGAGGCGGGCGACCGCCGCGAACAGGGCCCGGCCCACCGGCTCCCGGTACGAGCCGCCGATCAGGCCGGAGACCACCGAGTTGAGGTAGTGCACGACCACCGGGCGCACGTGCCCGCTGCCGAAGCGGTGGTCGAGGTCCTTGAGCGCCTGGGTGGTGGCCCGTACCGCCTCCACGTCCGACATGCCCACTCGCGAGCCGCCGCTGCGTGCGACCTGCGCGTCCGCCCCGGTGATCAGCCAGTCGCGGCTCGGCTCGACCAGCGCCGAGGAGGCCACGCTCGAGCCCGACAGGAAGTCGCGCCGGCCCACGTCGCTCCGCCACAACTCGCTGACCTGCTCGATCGCGCCGATGACGGTCGGGGAGAACTGCAGGCCGACGCCCGAGGCGAGGTTCTTGCCGTTGGCCATGCCGATCTCGTCGATGGTGACGGTCCGGCCGAGTTTGCGGCCCAGCGCCTCGGCGATGATCCCGGGGGCCCGGCCGCGCGGCTGCTGGCCGCGCAGCCAGCGGGCCACCGAGGTCTTGTCGTAGCGGAGGTCGAGCCCGTGCTCGGCCCCGCACATGTTGACGCGCCGGGCGAGCCCGGCATTGGAGCACCCGGCTTCCTGGATGAGCGCCTGCAGCCGTTCGTTCGGCTGGCGGGCGACGAGAGGCCTGGCTGCCATGAAAACCCCCAGAGACGCGGGTGATCGTTCGAATGATCACTTCCCGCCTGATGTGCGGGGAATCTTCCCCATTGCGTCCTGTCGCTACCCACCTACGGCGCCCCGGCCTCCTACGCGCCCCCCGCGATGCACCGATGCGCCCCGCATGCAGGATCGATGCTCCCGAGCCCGGCGGGTTTACGCCCGTAACCCCCGGTGACCGCAAGAGTTGTGTTGCACGTGGAAGAGACCATCGGAGTCACGGAGACCGCGCCCATCCCCCTGCAGCGCAGTGAGCCGCTGCTGGACCATGCCGTGCGGTACACGGAAGAACGGCACTGGGATGTCTTCGCCGGCACCTGGCTGGAGTCCGTCGACGGGCGGGAGCGGTGCTCGTGCGGGGCCGCGGAGTGCCCGGTGCCCGGCGCGCACGCGGCGGGCAAGGACTGGGCCTCGCAGGCCTCCGGCAGCGCCGTGCAGGTCAGGCGGCTCTGGGGGAAGAACCCGAAGGCCGCCATCCTGCTGCCCACCGGCCGGACCTTCGACGCGCTCGACGTCCCGGACGCGGCCGGCTTCCTGGCCCTGGCCCGGCTCCAGCGCATGCAGCGCACCCTCGGACCGGTGATCGCCAACCCCGCGGGGCGGATGCTGTTCTTCGTCCTGCCCGGCGCCGGGGCGAAGGTGCCCGACCTGCTGCGCAAGATCGGCTGGCAGCCGGCCCAACTCGACCTGGTCGCACGCGGTGAGGGCGAGTACGTGCCCGCGCCGCCGACCCGGATCGGCGGGCGCGGCTCGGTGCAGTGGGCGCAGCCCCCGACTGCCGCGAACCGGTGGCTGCCGGACGTGGAGGAGCTGATCGACGCCCTGGCCTACGCGTGCGGGCGCGAGGCGGCGGCGGAACGGGCCCGGCGCGGGGCCTGACCAGCGGACATATCCGCCGGGAAACTCATGACATAAGTAACTGCTCCGCCTCTCCCCCTCCTCCTATGGTGAGAAAAGCAGGACACGGGGAACAGAACGAGAGGCAGGCGCATGCCGGACCAGGGCGTTGCGACGGGCGGGGCGACGGACGGAGCGGGCGGCGGTGCGCGACCCGCGCCGACCGCCGCACCCGCCGTGCGGGTCGAGGGTTTGTGGAAGCGGTTCGGCCAGCAGGTGGCCGTGTCCGGGATCGATCTCGAGCTGCCCGCCGGGCAGTTCATCGGCCTGGTCGGGCCGAACGGCGCGGGCAAGACGACGACCCTGTCCATGGTGACCGGGCTGCTGCGCCCGGACATGGGCCGGGTGTTCGTCGCCGGGCACGACGTGTGGGCGGACCCGGTGCAGGTGAAGTCCCGGATCGGCGTGCTGCCGGAGGGGCTGCGACTCTTCGAGCGGCTCTCCGGACGGGAACTGCTCGGCTACATGGGCCGGTTGCGGGGGCTGCCGGGCCGTGAGGCGGACAGCCGGGCCACGCAGCTGCTGGACATCCTGGACCTGGCCGGTTCCCAGCACAAGCTGATCGTCGACTACTCGACGGGCATGCGGAAGAAGATCGGCCTGGCGGCCGCACTGCTCCACAACCCCGAAGTGCTCTTCCTGGACGAGCCGTTCGAGGGCGTGGACCCGGTGTCCGCGCAGACCATCCGCGGAGTGCTGGAACGTTACACCTCCTCCGGAGCCACGGTCGTCTTCTCCTCCCACGTCATGGAGCTCGTCGAGTCGCTGTGCGACTGGGTGGCCGTCATGGCCGCCGGCCGGATCCGGGCCGCGGGCCCGCTGGCCGACGTACGGGGCGACGCGCCCTCGCTGCAGGCCGCGTTCCTGGAGCTGGTCGGGGCGCAGGGCCGGGCCACGGGCGAGTCCCTGGACTGGCTCGGCGGCGGGTCGAACGGCAACGGGGCGGGCAGCGGGGCGGGCGTCCGATGAGCACGTCCGTCACGCCCGTCGCGCCCGTCGACATCATCCCGATCTTCGTCCGCCTCAAGCTGTCGCTCCTGCGCAACGGGCTCAAGGGCTCCTCGACGCGCAAGGCCGCCTACTTCGGCGCCCTCGCCTTCGCGCTCGTCATCGCCTTCTTCGCCACGCTCGGCCTCATCGTGCTGCGCGGCAACGCGCACGCCGGCGCGGTCGTCGTCCTGCTGGCGGCGATCACGGCCCTCTGCTGGACCTTCGTACCGCTGTTCTTCTCCACCGGCGACGAGACGCTCGACCCGACCCGGCTGGTCATGCTGCCGCTGCGCCCGAGGCCGCTCGTACGGGCCATGCTGGCCGCCTCGCTCGTCGGCATCGGGCCGCTGTTCACGCTGTGCCTGGCCGTCGGCTCGGTGATCGCCGTCGCCCGGGGCGCGGCGGGCGTGGTGGCAGCCGTACTGGCCGTGCCGCTGCTGCTGGTCGGCTGCGTCGCCCTGGCCCGTGCGGTGGCCACCGCCAACGTCCGGCTGCTGACCAGCCGCAAGGGGCGCGACCTCGCGCTGCTCAGCGGCCTGCTCATCGCGATCGGCGCGCAGGTGGCGAACTTCGCCGCCCAGCGACTGTTCCAGACCGGCGGCCTGGACAAGCTGGAGCCGGCCGGGGAGGTC contains:
- a CDS encoding maleylpyruvate isomerase N-terminal domain-containing protein, whose amino-acid sequence is MPPSPFGEEDGEEYERPPNPGGPARIPGPRGAADDLEDLDDLDDAEYAKFTEYPVITDFPVVPAPAEPDPEPVPAAPPPSHAVLKSLLGAWALAACSAEETQAVEDHLTECAPCAEEALRLRDAVALLHPEESLDLKPLLRSRVLEDCLGKRPARIPVPVWASPYDTETARLDSLLRDFGDSEWHTPVRLKWFEEERRQTRRTTVAGVIGHLLAVDGLVASALGLDDPLGPAGSAGTPAERTERFWEDSPYPTTRRVREPWREQGHTLVRTVSFAGRGVAELDVDYGAFALPLGDAFLERAFECWVHAVDIAEAVDYPYGPPAAPHLNRMIDLAARLLPAALAGRRRAGLAAPPRGLVAAGAPGRTLHLEIEGAGGGGWDIALDSPAAKPSPDHTVARIALDGTEFCQLAAGHISPEDAAVGQNGDREAIRDVLFAAASLSRM
- a CDS encoding sigma-70 family RNA polymerase sigma factor; its protein translation is MPKDAPPRWDRRMQQRLARGEAAALGELYDRFASLVHSLAHRVLGDEKAADRVTREVFGYIWENPDAYDPKQGSMRSWVARITQGQAVARLRQAELGNGSREELEQKVRSANAAARADFIVTSMPAPLRAALELAYFKRRDYRQAAADLQISEDEARRRLRLGLQLLSTANAVPREDTVPPGYGPSGYGTAR
- a CDS encoding ABC transporter ATP-binding protein; translation: MPDQGVATGGATDGAGGGARPAPTAAPAVRVEGLWKRFGQQVAVSGIDLELPAGQFIGLVGPNGAGKTTTLSMVTGLLRPDMGRVFVAGHDVWADPVQVKSRIGVLPEGLRLFERLSGRELLGYMGRLRGLPGREADSRATQLLDILDLAGSQHKLIVDYSTGMRKKIGLAAALLHNPEVLFLDEPFEGVDPVSAQTIRGVLERYTSSGATVVFSSHVMELVESLCDWVAVMAAGRIRAAGPLADVRGDAPSLQAAFLELVGAQGRATGESLDWLGGGSNGNGAGSGAGVR
- a CDS encoding ABC transporter substrate-binding protein, with the translated sequence MTTRRSAAALSRTLLARTTAMAMGACLVAGCGALPGGSGGSGDADTLTVMTFAPEESKATNMPGMPGMAKAYERWVNAKGGINGRKLRVLTCDERNTPTGAADCARKAVAEKAVAVIGSYSQHGRAFLAPLEVAGIPFIGGYGVSPEEFQSPLSYPVNGGQPVLVAGAGHQLGRTCAKVALVRPDTLAGDSLPGQLNSGLKANQMDGASDIRAAEDSADLSAQAGEALVDSTPKGGGKGTKDGKEKGCVAAVLGARTETFFDAFRRLDSQDRKPQISSVLGSVSQALVDRTGGKESPFEGAYVTSWYPVSTDPLWAQMRNVISDYAFGDNAVDPDDSGAQTTWIAYTVFGEMVKRFKEDEEITGRTLTRRLNQADPVTTGGLTPELSWRYQDMRAVSGFPRMVNGRVTFQVVQQGRLVAQQVGAAASMDMTKTLEQAPRSS
- a CDS encoding transcriptional regulator; the encoded protein is MAARPLVARQPNERLQALIQEAGCSNAGLARRVNMCGAEHGLDLRYDKTSVARWLRGQQPRGRAPGIIAEALGRKLGRTVTIDEIGMANGKNLASGVGLQFSPTVIGAIEQVSELWRSDVGRRDFLSGSSVASSALVEPSRDWLITGADAQVARSGGSRVGMSDVEAVRATTQALKDLDHRFGSGHVRPVVVHYLNSVVSGLIGGSYREPVGRALFAAVARLTELAGYMAVDTGQPGLAQRYYIQALRLAQAAGDRAYGGYVLAASMSHLAAELGNPREIAQLARAAQEGTRGQVTPRVEAMFYAAEARGHALLGDARSTAVLSSRALTALERAEPESGDDPEWIRHFDRAYLADELAHCHRDLGQADAAASRAEESLRDLPAGKARRRAIGLLLLAAARVQQREVEAACQTATQAAELLSGIRSHRGTVYLEDFRTRLDPYREEPAAREFTARLEPVG
- a CDS encoding SCO4402 family protein, producing the protein MGGMPLNDMPWWRWRSNVRSALHMLSDPAFQEDTWLAGAEGYGDVTDAVYRLVEDTWLDSWSAEKYVGTIFRDSQEAALVDLAVLRVLRIMHQIGPDAPVSGYLEHHAWPEAVRAAREAHVRLSTADGDDADARPRSLDVLRILTRAV
- the purU gene encoding formyltetrahydrofolate deformylase, whose amino-acid sequence is MSDDPQPQAPQQYVLTLSCPDKQGIVHAVSSYLFMTGCNIEDSQQFGDRDTGLFFMRVHFAADAPVTVEKLRASFAAIGDTFRMDWQIHRSDERMRIVLMVSKFGHCLNDLLFRHRIGALPVEIAAVVSNHTDFEELVGSYGVPFVHIPVTKDTKAAAEARLLELVRAEEVDLVVLARYMQVLSDTLCKELSGRIINIHHSFLPSFKGAKPYHQAHARGVKLIGATAHYVTADLDEGPIIEQEVERVGHEVTPDQLVAIGRDVECQALARAVKWHSEHRVLLNGTRTVVFT
- a CDS encoding bifunctional DNA primase/polymerase, which codes for MEETIGVTETAPIPLQRSEPLLDHAVRYTEERHWDVFAGTWLESVDGRERCSCGAAECPVPGAHAAGKDWASQASGSAVQVRRLWGKNPKAAILLPTGRTFDALDVPDAAGFLALARLQRMQRTLGPVIANPAGRMLFFVLPGAGAKVPDLLRKIGWQPAQLDLVARGEGEYVPAPPTRIGGRGSVQWAQPPTAANRWLPDVEELIDALAYACGREAAAERARRGA